The genome window CTGTACTACCGCGTGCCTCTGCTGGAAGGCGATTTCCAGGATCCTCAGCCTGACGATGCTGTCGTTGAACGCCTCGGCGAGGACCGCCATTTCAAGACCACGATCAAGGGTAAGGATTACCAGGTTGTAGAACGGCACTATGCAATCTTTCCCGAGAAAAGCGGTGATCTGCTGCTCCCGGCGATTACTTTCACCGGGCGTACGGCTTCGATATCATCAAGACGCTCATCACCCATGTCGTCAGATCTGCTCATCAAACGTTTCTTCGGGCGCAACCCGTTTGACGATCCTTTCTTCGGCGGCATGGCGGGAGACCCCGGGAAACGGTTTCGTGTTCGTAGCGAGGCGTTGACACTGGAAGTAAAACCCCGGCCGGCTTCCTATACGGGGAAGTTCTGGTTACCCAGTCAGGCGCTGACGCTGCAGGACAGCTGGCAGGACCCGTCGCCTGAGTTTCATGTTGGCGAACCGGTGACGAGGACGGTAACACTGAAAGCCAAAGGGCTTGAATCTTCACAGTTGCCGGTCATTGATTTCCCGTCGGTACAGGGAGTGCGGGTATACCCGGAACAGCCGGTCAGTGAAAATCTTACGGATGGTGACTGGATCTTTGGCGTCAGCAAGCAAACTGTTGCCTACGTGCCATCCACGGCCGGCAAGATCACCCTGCCTGCTGTGCGAATCGACTGGTGGGACACGGCAAAGCACCAGCAGCGTAGTGCGCAATTACCGGCCAGAGAGATAGCCGTATTACCGGCAGCCGGCGGTACTTCGACACCGCAATCGCCGCCTGCTTCTGATACAACACCCGACACCGCAGTGCATGACACCGGGTCAGCACTACCTGCCGGTATACAAGGCTGGTGGAAGCAATGGATGGGGTATCGGAATATCCTGCTCGCCGCCGTGGCTGTGTTGGTGCTGCTTGTTGTCATTGTTTGGTGGAGAAATCAGCGGCATTTTACCCGTAACCACGGGTCTGCCGTGGCAGGCGCCCAGGGCAGGCAGCAGCACCCCCGTACCCGTAGCCGTGAATTGCGCGCAGCGCTTAAAGCAGCGTGCGAGGCCAATAATCCGCATGTGGCTGCAAAGGCCCTGCTTGAATGGGCAGCACTGGAGTGGCCGGAACAGCCGCCGCGCAACCTTGGCGCACTCGCACAACGACTGGCATCCGGCAGTGAAGAAGTCCGCCGGCTCGACAATATTCTTTACGGTGACGGGGCAGAGGCATGGCAGGGTGAAGCGTTATGGAACGCACTGAAAACAGGGTTATCTCCCCGCCAGAAGCATGAGACTAAAGGGTCTGAAGGGCTGGCGCCTTTGTATCCCGAAGTCCAGCGGGCTGGCGAACACAGTAGCTGAGTATAATTCCGGACTCTGGCGCTATGCCAGAGTCTGTTCGAGCGTTCGCTTGATATTTTCCCGGTCGAATGTTTTCTCCAGTGCTCCATTGAACCCGTGTTCCGCATAATGGGTCATTTCCACTGCCGTCGTATCTCCACTTGAGACAATCAGCCTGGCCTGGGGGTCCAGTTCGCGCAGTATAGTTGCGATTTCTTTCCCGCCCCTGTCCGCGGGGATGTTGAGGTCGAGGATGACAATGTTAATCGGGGTACCGCTTTCCAGTGAATGTCGGTAGAGGCGGATTGCCTCGTCGCTGGTACTTGACAGAAGGGTTGTATACCCCAGTTTTTCCAGTATGAGCGCGTAGAGTTCCCGTATATCTTCTTCGTCATCGACTACCAGGACTGTTCGGTCGGAAGGCTTGTTTGCAGCAGATTCCATTTTAAGTCCGGCTGGCAAAAGGAAGATTGATAGTGATGATTATAGCGTCCGCTGAAAAAACAGCCACGCAGGTTAAAAGGCGGGAGTCCCGATATAAAAAAGGCCCCGCTAAGGGGCCTTTAAAACCGCAGGGGGGCAGTTTAGCTGCAGCCCTTGGGCCGTGGCAGGCCGGCGACCTTGTTGGCGCACTTGATCAGTCCGGTCGGGAACAGCGAGTAGATGTATTTCTGGTCACTGCGATCCTTGCCGTATTTTTTCTTCATCAGTTTGGAGAACTGACGTGGTTCACAAACGGTACCGTTATCATGGAAGTACTCGCGCGCCAGATTGATGATATCCCAGTGTTCCTGGGTGAGTTCCGGAATTTTTTCGTTTTTGGCGATTACCTCTGCCAGTTCCGGACTCCACTCATCCAGGTTGTTCAGCCAGCCCGCTTCGCTGAGTTCAATGATTTTACCGTTTACTTCTGCTTGCATCGTTCAATGCTCCTTGCCAATTTCATGTAGCATTTCAGGTTTAATAGTTGACTAATTTTATCAGGTATTGTCAATAATTACTATTTGTTGAAATGCTTATGGATGGTTGGGGTATTTCCGGGTCTGGTAAGGTGAGCGAATGACAGGTGCAAAATACAGAGCAGTTGGTACAATGCCGCGTCCTCCGGCCATGTGCCGGCAGTTCGGACAACGCGTTATGGTGATCTGTACCGGTCCCCTCGCGACAGTAAACTGTGAACCCGGTCAGGCCTGGAAGGGAGCAGCCGCAGCAGTGGACCTGGGCGCCGGGGTGTGGCTGGTACGGGTCGCCACCCATTCTTCCGCAATCTCCCGGCCCGGCTTCTGTATAATGAGCCGTGTTTCTGGATGTCTTTCGGATCTTCAATGAGTTATCAGGTTCTGGCACGCAAATGGCGGCCACGAAAGTTTGCCGAGATGGTGGGGCAGGAGCATGTGCTGCGTGCGCTGATCAACGCGCTGGACAATGACCGGTTGCACCATGCGTACCTGTTTACCGGTACGCGCGGTGTGGGCAAGACCACCGTGGCGCGTATTTTCGCCAAGTCGCTCAACTGCGAGTCGGGCGTAAGCGCAGAGCCCTGCGGCGAGTGTTCTGCCTGCGTGGAAATCGATGAGGGTCGCTTTGTGGACCTGATAGAGGTCGATGCGGCCTCGCGCACCAAGGTCGAGGATACCCGCGAGTTACTTGATAATGTGCAGTACGCACCGACCCGTGGCCGTTACAAGGTGTACCTGATCGATGAGGTGCACATGCTCTCGGCGCACAGCTTCAATGCGTTGCTGAAAACCCTTGAGGAACCACCACCCCACGTCAAATTCCTGCTTGCTACCACTGATCCGCAAAAGCTGCCGGCCACGGTATTGTCGCGCTGCCTGCAGTTCAACCTGAAGCGTTTGCCAATGCCGTTGATCAGTGGTCACCTGGAAACCCTGTTAAAGGCCGAGTCTGTTACTGCTGAGGTATCTGCATTACAACTGCTTGCACGCGCGGCCGATGGCAGCATGCGCGATGCCCTCAGTTTGCTGGACCAGGCCATTGCGTTTGGTGACGGCGGAGTGAGTGAAGCCGATGTACGCAGCATGCTCGGCACCATCGAGCGTGGTCATGTCACCGCTATCCTGCGCGCACTGGCGGATGCAGATGCCCCGGCCCTGTTGGCTGTGATCGAACAGCTTTCACAGCAGGCGCCAGACTATGAAGGGCTGCTGGCAGAGTTGTTGACTGATTTACAGCAGATCGCAATTGCCCAGGTGGCGGCTGAAGCGGTCGATGCCGATATCGAAGCACGCGAGACATTGCTGGAACTGGCACAGCGCATGGATCCGGAAGATGTACAGTTATATTACCAGATCGGCCTGGTCGGTCGGCGTGACCTGCCACTGTCCCCCGATCCGCGTGGCGGCATGGAGATGATCCTGTTACGTATGCTGGCGTTTCGTCCGGTGACAGGTGAGCAGCCACAAGTTGCTGCGCGTCCGCTTCCGTCGCGTAAGGCCGGAGCATCTGCGACGGCCCCGTCAAACCAGGCGAATACTTCCGGCAAACCGGTGGCAGCGCCTGCGACTTCGGCAGCCCCGCAGCCTCGCTTGTCAGAGGATGCTGACTGGTCAGCGCTTGTCGACTGCATGCAGCTCAAGGGTATGCTGCGGGAACTGGCGATGAATTGCGCGGTCGAGACAAGGGATGGCGGCCACTGGAAGTTGATGCTGGACAGTGAGCACCAGCAGTTATTGAGCAAGACGCGTCAGCAGCAGCTGGAAGAAAGGCTTGGCGAATGCATGGGAAAAGACATTAAACTGGATATCGGTATCGAAGGTGCCAGTTCAGACACGCCCGCACAAAAGCGTCAGCGTGAAGCGGAACAGCGCCAGGCCGGTGCTGTTGAGGCAATTACCTCTGACCCGAACGTCAAGGCCTTCCAGAAAAGCTTCGGTGCCACCTTGCACGATGAAACGATACGTCCCCGGGACACTTGAACACGACACATGATTGAGGAACGATACGTATGAAAGGCGGACTCGGAAACCTGATGAAGCAGGCCCAGGAGATGCAGGCCAATGTACAGAAAGCCCAGGAAGAGGTGGCAAAAATGGAAGCCACCGGTGAATCCGGCGGTGGGCTGGTCAAGGTGACACTGACAGGGCGCCACGAGGCGCGCCGTGTAGAGATCGACGACAGCCTGATCGGCGACGACAAGGAAATGCTTGAAGACCTGATTGCCGCTGCCATCAATGATGCCACGCACAAGGTCGACAACATGACCCAGGAGCATATGGCAGGTATGACTGCCGGCCTGAATCTGCCTGCGGGCATGAAACTGCCGTTCTGACCTGAATGGCTGCATCCCCCCTTATCCAGCAGTTGATGGAGGCTTTCCGATGTCTGCCCGGCGTGGGCAACAAGACAGCGCAGCGTATGGCCTACCATCTGCTCGAGCGCGACCGCGAAGGTGGCCGGCAATTGTCACTGATGCTGCAGAAAGCGATGGATGGCATCGGACGTTGCAGTGATTGCCGTACGCTGTGCGAAACGGAGACGTGCTCCCTTTGTGCCGGCAACAGTCGCGATGACACGGTGCTGTGTGTGGTGGAAAACCCCATGGATGTTGAAGCACTGGAGCAGGCCACGGACTTTCGTGGCCGATACTTTGTGCTTATGGGGCACCTGTCGCCACTGGACGGTATCGGGCCGGAAGAGCTTGGCCTGGACGGGCTGGGAGAACGTTTCGCGAACAGCGCATTACAGGAAGTCATCCTTGCGACAAACCCGACGGTTGAAGGTGAGGCCACAGCGCAATACATCAGCGACATGGCACGCGAGAAGGGTATCCGAACCACGCGTATTGCGCACGGTGTGCCAATGGGAGGCGAGCTGGAATATATCGACAGCGGCACATTGTCTCATGCATTCTCCGGGCGTCGGGACCTGACCTGAGCAAAGTAAAAATTATATCTTTAGCGCTGATTTAAAAAACACTTATAACTTATTGTAAATAAAATAATAATAGTTTCGTTTCGTGGTGAATTCCGACGGTTTTCTGACAGCAGACCCATCTGAAATATTGGTATAAACTTATACCACTGACCTGCCGATTGTGCAGGCTGAATCGTAACGGACAGGAAGCCATTATGGACGTCACCCGGTTACCGTCAGCGTCATACACGCGCCCGGTAACATCTCCAGCCAGTGCAGGCGCACACGCGGGTTTCACCAGCGTGGTCGAGCCTGTGGGCGTGGCGAACGAAAGCAACCGGGTCGATAACGAGAGGCCTGCCCGTGTTGTGCAGGGGGAGCTGCTTGAGCGTCATCGGAGCAGCTACCAGTCCACCCGTGCTTTCGTCAATGAACACAACCTGGATCATTCACGCCCTGCTGACCAGTCCGGCATTTCTTCACTCAAGTCACGTTCTGCGTTATTCCAGTACGCCAATAACATCCGCCCGGAATCCCTTTCAGACCTGACACAGGGTCGCAGCGTCAACTACTTCGTATAAGTCTGCGCTACACGCATTGATCGTCTTGCCGGCGAGCGTTACGCTTGCATAAAACACGGGTGAGGAAATATTCATGACGGACTGTCTGTTTTGCAAAATGGTCAAGGGCGAGATAAACCCGGACACGGTCTACGAAGATGATGATGTGCTGGCGTTTCGTGACATCAATCCGCAGGCGCCGACGCATGTGCTGGTTATCCCGAAGCAACATGTATCAACCCTGAATGATCTGGATGACAGTAATGCACATCTGGTGGGAAAGATGATGCTGGCGGCAGCGGCTATTGCAAGGCAGGAAGGCTTTGACCAGCAGGGTTACCGGACGGTCATGAACTGTAATGCCGATGGTGGCCAGACGGTGTTCCATCTCCACCTGCACCTGCTGGGCGGGCGCCCCATGCACTGGCCACCGGGCTGAGTGGCTGTATCAGTGATGTGTCTGCACGTGCTTGAGGGCATCACGTAATGCATCGATGCGGTTGCGACAGATATACTTTTCGTCAAAGTGCCGGGTGACGCCCTGTCGTTCCAGCAGGTTGAGCACCTCTTTCCTTACGCCGACCAGGAATACCGGGCGACCTGCATCGAGAGAATCCATAATGATGTCATCAATGGCGCGCGACGTCGTGTAGTCGACGGATGTCGTGTCACTCAGATCCAGCAGCATGACGTCATAGTTGCTGACTTCGGCGTGCAGCCGTACCATAGCCTTGGCTGACGAAAAGCTCATCGGGCCGCTGAGATGAAACAGCAGGATACGCCCGTCGGCCTGCTTCATGATTTCGGTTTCTTCTTCTGATAGCGGCGTCTCGCCTTCCGGGCGGGTGATGGCGGACATGCCGCGGACCTGCAGATCCGTCATGCGTTGCATGAACAGGAAGCTGGCCATGACCATACCGATACCGACTGCCAGCAGCAGGTCTATGGTTACGGTAACGATGAACACCACCAGCATAATGGCAGCACCTGCCCTGGGGACATTGTGCAGCCGCTTGAGATAGTCCCAGTCGATGATGTCAGTGCCGACCTTGATAAGAATGCCCGCCAGTACGGCCTTGGGAATACTGCTGGCCAGCGGGCCGGCGCCGAGAACGATGGCGAGCAGCACCAGTGCATGCAGTGCACCGGAAATCGGTGTGCGTCCACCGGCTTTGACATTGACCATGGTGCGCATGGTGGCGCCGGCACCGGGCAGTCCACCGAACATACCTGCGATGGTATTGCCGATGCCCTGACCAATCAGTTCCCGGTTGGACTTGTGCTGGGTCCGTGTAATGTTGTCTGCTACCAGTGATGTCAGCAGTGAATCGATGGCACCAAGACCTGCCAGCGTAAACCCTGATGCAACCATCTTGAGTGCCAGCGACATCTCGAACACCGGTCTCTGGAACTCCGGAAAGGCAGTTGGTATGTCACCAATGATGGGTGTACTGCCCGGTTCCACAAACAGGACATAACCCGCTGTACCAACCACCAGCGCCAGTAACGGCGAGGGAACCAGGCGATTGAGGCGTGGCAGCAGTGACGGCACGCCGTATACGATCACCAGCGTAACCAGTCCCAGCATCAGTGCTACCGTGTTGACGTCGGCCAGGTATTCGGGAAAGGTCTGTGCGGCAGTCAGCGGTTTCGATGCGCCGTCATGGCCGAGTATCGGGCCCAGTTGCAACAGGATGATAATGACGCCGATGCCACTCATAAACCCGGACACCACCGGGTGTGGCACCAGCTCGATGTACTTGCCCCAGCGTAACAGCCCGAGCAGGATCTGGAACAGCCCACCAAGCATGACGACGGTGAAAGCCAGTGCGGCGCCACGCGCCGGGTCATCCGGGAACATCGCCGTGTATTGCAGGAAGATGGCCGCCATGACAACGGTCATTGGACCCGTTGGGCCTGAGACCTGTGCCGGCGTGCCGCCAAACAGGGCAGCGAAAAGACCAACAAATATAGCGCCGTACAAACCTGCTACGGGACCTGTGCCGGCTGCCACGCCCATGGCCATCGCCAACGGGAGGGCAACCACAGCCGCGGTCAGGCCGCCATAGATGTCGCCACGAAGATTGTTGAAATGAAGGCCGTTGATCAGTGCCATGGGTATGACTGTCCTGCGCCGGTAAAAGACGCAGATTCTAGCATGTCCGGCGTGCGAGGCATGCGCCGGTTTCTGCAGATTTTTCAGGCAGAGGCATTCATGGCCTTGACCAGGGACCGATAGTTTTCCAGTCGCTGCGGGTGGATCTCGCC of Thiogranum longum contains these proteins:
- a CDS encoding response regulator, which encodes MESAANKPSDRTVLVVDDEEDIRELYALILEKLGYTTLLSSTSDEAIRLYRHSLESGTPINIVILDLNIPADRGGKEIATILRELDPQARLIVSSGDTTAVEMTHYAEHGFNGALEKTFDRENIKRTLEQTLA
- a CDS encoding BatD family protein gives rise to the protein MQATLDRSTVYDGETVTLMIEATGKDESGEPDLSPLSKDFAVLGTSTSQRIQIINGRRSDSRQWQVELEPKKTGSLDIPALSVGRSKTKPLALKVMEQSAVSAVAGDRPVFMRTEASTGSMDVYVQQQILYVVRLYYRVPLLEGDFQDPQPDDAVVERLGEDRHFKTTIKGKDYQVVERHYAIFPEKSGDLLLPAITFTGRTASISSRRSSPMSSDLLIKRFFGRNPFDDPFFGGMAGDPGKRFRVRSEALTLEVKPRPASYTGKFWLPSQALTLQDSWQDPSPEFHVGEPVTRTVTLKAKGLESSQLPVIDFPSVQGVRVYPEQPVSENLTDGDWIFGVSKQTVAYVPSTAGKITLPAVRIDWWDTAKHQQRSAQLPAREIAVLPAAGGTSTPQSPPASDTTPDTAVHDTGSALPAGIQGWWKQWMGYRNILLAAVAVLVLLVVIVWWRNQRHFTRNHGSAVAGAQGRQQHPRTRSRELRAALKAACEANNPHVAAKALLEWAALEWPEQPPRNLGALAQRLASGSEEVRRLDNILYGDGAEAWQGEALWNALKTGLSPRQKHETKGSEGLAPLYPEVQRAGEHSS
- a CDS encoding YbaB/EbfC family nucleoid-associated protein is translated as MKGGLGNLMKQAQEMQANVQKAQEEVAKMEATGESGGGLVKVTLTGRHEARRVEIDDSLIGDDKEMLEDLIAAAINDATHKVDNMTQEHMAGMTAGLNLPAGMKLPF
- a CDS encoding histidine triad nucleotide-binding protein, which encodes MTDCLFCKMVKGEINPDTVYEDDDVLAFRDINPQAPTHVLVIPKQHVSTLNDLDDSNAHLVGKMMLAAAAIARQEGFDQQGYRTVMNCNADGGQTVFHLHLHLLGGRPMHWPPG
- a CDS encoding SulP family inorganic anion transporter, whose product is MALINGLHFNNLRGDIYGGLTAAVVALPLAMAMGVAAGTGPVAGLYGAIFVGLFAALFGGTPAQVSGPTGPMTVVMAAIFLQYTAMFPDDPARGAALAFTVVMLGGLFQILLGLLRWGKYIELVPHPVVSGFMSGIGVIIILLQLGPILGHDGASKPLTAAQTFPEYLADVNTVALMLGLVTLVIVYGVPSLLPRLNRLVPSPLLALVVGTAGYVLFVEPGSTPIIGDIPTAFPEFQRPVFEMSLALKMVASGFTLAGLGAIDSLLTSLVADNITRTQHKSNRELIGQGIGNTIAGMFGGLPGAGATMRTMVNVKAGGRTPISGALHALVLLAIVLGAGPLASSIPKAVLAGILIKVGTDIIDWDYLKRLHNVPRAGAAIMLVVFIVTVTIDLLLAVGIGMVMASFLFMQRMTDLQVRGMSAITRPEGETPLSEEETEIMKQADGRILLFHLSGPMSFSSAKAMVRLHAEVSNYDVMLLDLSDTTSVDYTTSRAIDDIIMDSLDAGRPVFLVGVRKEVLNLLERQGVTRHFDEKYICRNRIDALRDALKHVQTHH
- the dnaX gene encoding DNA polymerase III subunit gamma/tau: MSYQVLARKWRPRKFAEMVGQEHVLRALINALDNDRLHHAYLFTGTRGVGKTTVARIFAKSLNCESGVSAEPCGECSACVEIDEGRFVDLIEVDAASRTKVEDTRELLDNVQYAPTRGRYKVYLIDEVHMLSAHSFNALLKTLEEPPPHVKFLLATTDPQKLPATVLSRCLQFNLKRLPMPLISGHLETLLKAESVTAEVSALQLLARAADGSMRDALSLLDQAIAFGDGGVSEADVRSMLGTIERGHVTAILRALADADAPALLAVIEQLSQQAPDYEGLLAELLTDLQQIAIAQVAAEAVDADIEARETLLELAQRMDPEDVQLYYQIGLVGRRDLPLSPDPRGGMEMILLRMLAFRPVTGEQPQVAARPLPSRKAGASATAPSNQANTSGKPVAAPATSAAPQPRLSEDADWSALVDCMQLKGMLRELAMNCAVETRDGGHWKLMLDSEHQQLLSKTRQQQLEERLGECMGKDIKLDIGIEGASSDTPAQKRQREAEQRQAGAVEAITSDPNVKAFQKSFGATLHDETIRPRDT
- a CDS encoding TusE/DsrC/DsvC family sulfur relay protein — encoded protein: MQAEVNGKIIELSEAGWLNNLDEWSPELAEVIAKNEKIPELTQEHWDIINLAREYFHDNGTVCEPRQFSKLMKKKYGKDRSDQKYIYSLFPTGLIKCANKVAGLPRPKGCS
- the recR gene encoding recombination mediator RecR, whose amino-acid sequence is MAASPLIQQLMEAFRCLPGVGNKTAQRMAYHLLERDREGGRQLSLMLQKAMDGIGRCSDCRTLCETETCSLCAGNSRDDTVLCVVENPMDVEALEQATDFRGRYFVLMGHLSPLDGIGPEELGLDGLGERFANSALQEVILATNPTVEGEATAQYISDMAREKGIRTTRIAHGVPMGGELEYIDSGTLSHAFSGRRDLT